The following coding sequences lie in one uncultured Bacteroides sp. genomic window:
- the miaB gene encoding tRNA (N6-isopentenyl adenosine(37)-C2)-methylthiotransferase MiaB encodes MNEVTGADFKSATASENKKLFIETYGCQMNVADSEVIASVMKMAGYSTCETLEEADAVFMNTCSIRDNAEQKILNRLEFFYSLKKKKKNLIVGVLGCMAERVKDDLIENHHVDLVVGPDAYLTLPDLVASVEAGEKAMNVELSTTETYRDVIPSRICGNHISGFVSIMRGCNNFCTYCIVPYTRGRERSRDVESILNEVRDLAAKGYKEVTLLGQNVNSYRFEKRGEVITFPMLLRMVAESVPNMRVRFTTSHPKDMSDETLEVIAQVPNVCKHIHLPVQSGSSRILNLMNRKYTREWYLDRVAAIKRIIPDCGLSTDIFSGFHSETEEDHQESLSLMRACGYDSAFMFKYSERPGTYASKHLEDNVPEEVKVARLNEIIELQNKLSAESNKRCIGKTYEVLIEGVSKRSREQLFGRTEQNRVAVFDRGGHKIGDFVKVTIKEASSATLKGILAE; translated from the coding sequence ATGAATGAAGTAACAGGAGCAGACTTTAAATCTGCAACTGCTTCGGAAAACAAGAAATTGTTTATCGAAACGTATGGCTGCCAGATGAATGTGGCTGATAGTGAGGTAATTGCATCGGTAATGAAGATGGCTGGGTATTCTACGTGTGAAACTCTTGAAGAGGCTGATGCTGTGTTTATGAATACCTGTTCAATTCGTGACAATGCGGAACAGAAGATTCTGAATCGTCTGGAATTCTTTTATTCACTAAAGAAGAAAAAGAAAAACCTGATTGTAGGCGTACTGGGTTGTATGGCCGAAAGAGTAAAGGACGACTTAATTGAAAATCATCATGTTGATCTTGTTGTTGGTCCGGATGCTTATCTTACCCTTCCTGATTTAGTTGCTTCTGTAGAGGCTGGTGAAAAAGCAATGAATGTAGAACTGTCTACCACCGAAACTTATCGTGATGTGATTCCTTCACGTATTTGCGGAAATCATATTTCCGGATTTGTTTCTATCATGCGTGGCTGCAACAACTTCTGTACTTATTGCATTGTTCCTTACACCCGGGGACGCGAACGCAGCAGAGATGTGGAAAGCATTCTTAATGAAGTACGGGATTTAGCAGCAAAAGGTTACAAAGAAGTTACGTTGCTAGGGCAGAATGTGAACTCCTATCGTTTTGAGAAAAGAGGTGAGGTAATAACTTTTCCGATGTTGTTACGTATGGTAGCTGAATCCGTTCCGAATATGCGTGTTCGTTTCACAACTTCACACCCTAAGGATATGAGTGATGAAACATTGGAGGTCATTGCTCAGGTTCCGAATGTATGCAAACATATTCATCTGCCGGTACAAAGTGGAAGCTCAAGGATATTGAATTTAATGAACCGGAAGTACACCCGCGAATGGTATTTGGACAGAGTAGCTGCTATCAAACGAATTATTCCGGATTGCGGATTGTCTACCGATATTTTCTCAGGTTTTCATTCCGAAACGGAAGAAGATCACCAGGAATCTCTTTCTCTGATGAGAGCCTGTGGGTATGATTCTGCTTTTATGTTTAAATATTCTGAAAGACCGGGAACTTATGCATCCAAGCATTTGGAAGATAATGTGCCTGAAGAAGTAAAGGTAGCACGTTTGAATGAGATCATCGAATTACAAAACAAACTCTCTGCTGAAAGTAACAAACGCTGCATTGGTAAAACCTATGAAGTCTTGATTGAAGGTGTTTCCAAACGTTCACGTGAGCAACTTTTTGGAAGAACAGAACAAAATCGTGTGGCTGTTTTTGATAGAGGCGGTCATAAAATCGGGGATTTTGTCAAGGTAACAATTAAAGAGGCGAGTTCTGCCACTTTGAAGGGCATACTTGCAGAATAG
- the nadB gene encoding L-aspartate oxidase, which yields MIKKFDFLVIGSGIAGMSFALKVAHKGKVALICKTTLEEANTYFAQGGVASVTNTLVDNFEKHIEDTMNAGDWISDRSAVEKVVREAPAQIKELISWGVNFDKTEKGDFDLHREGGHSEFRILHHKDNTGAEIQDSLIQAVKQHPNITIFENHFAIEILTQHHLGVTITRQTPDIKCYGAYILDPQTGKVDTYLAKVTLMATGGVGAVYQTTTNPLVATGDGIAMVYRAKGTVKDMEFVQFHPTALYHPGDRPSFLITEAMRGYGGVLRTMDGKEFMQKYDERLSLAPRDIVARAIDNEMKNRGEDHVYLDVTHKDPEETKKHFPNIYEKCLSLGIDITKDYIPVAPAAHYLCGGIKVNLDARSSIDRLYAVGECSCTGLHGGNRLASNSLIEAVVYADAAAKHSLSAVDRYTFNKEIPEWNDEGTRSPEEMVLITQSAKEVGQIMSTYVGIVRSDLRLKRAWDRLDIIYEETESLFKRSKASKEICELRNMVNTGYLIMRQAMERKESRGLHYTIDYPHAKK from the coding sequence ATGATTAAGAAGTTTGATTTCTTAGTAATCGGTTCAGGTATTGCCGGTATGAGTTTTGCCCTTAAAGTGGCACACAAAGGAAAGGTCGCACTTATTTGTAAGACCACATTAGAAGAAGCAAACACCTATTTCGCACAAGGAGGGGTTGCTTCCGTAACGAACACATTAGTAGACAATTTCGAGAAACATATTGAAGACACGATGAATGCCGGAGATTGGATTAGCGACCGGTCGGCTGTTGAAAAAGTGGTTAGAGAAGCTCCGGCTCAGATAAAAGAACTTATTAGCTGGGGAGTGAACTTCGATAAAACTGAAAAGGGAGATTTTGACCTCCACCGGGAAGGCGGACACTCTGAATTCCGTATTCTTCACCACAAAGATAATACAGGAGCCGAAATTCAGGACAGTCTTATTCAAGCTGTAAAACAACATCCAAACATTACAATCTTTGAAAATCACTTTGCCATTGAAATTCTTACGCAGCATCACCTGGGAGTAACAATTACCCGCCAGACTCCGGATATTAAATGCTACGGAGCTTATATATTAGATCCCCAAACAGGTAAGGTAGATACTTATCTTGCTAAAGTTACTTTAATGGCTACTGGAGGTGTTGGGGCTGTTTATCAGACTACCACCAACCCATTGGTTGCAACCGGCGATGGCATTGCCATGGTTTACCGTGCAAAAGGTACAGTAAAGGATATGGAGTTTGTTCAATTCCACCCAACTGCTCTTTATCATCCGGGAGATCGTCCTTCATTTCTTATTACTGAAGCAATGAGGGGCTATGGAGGTGTGCTTCGTACCATGGACGGAAAAGAATTTATGCAGAAATATGACGAACGTCTTTCCCTTGCTCCGCGCGATATCGTGGCCAGGGCCATCGACAACGAAATGAAAAACCGTGGAGAAGACCACGTTTATCTGGATGTTACACATAAAGATCCTGAAGAGACTAAAAAACATTTCCCCAATATATACGAAAAATGTCTCAGTCTGGGCATTGACATTACCAAGGATTATATCCCTGTTGCTCCGGCAGCCCATTATTTATGCGGTGGTATCAAGGTAAATCTGGATGCCCGTTCATCTATCGACCGACTTTATGCCGTTGGAGAATGTTCGTGCACCGGCTTGCATGGTGGAAACCGCCTTGCATCAAATTCACTGATTGAAGCAGTAGTATATGCCGATGCAGCAGCAAAACACAGTCTGAGCGCTGTTGATCGATATACTTTCAATAAGGAAATTCCAGAATGGAACGATGAGGGAACCCGTTCACCTGAAGAAATGGTACTTATTACTCAAAGCGCCAAGGAAGTTGGCCAGATTATGAGCACCTATGTGGGTATTGTTCGTTCTGACTTGCGTCTGAAACGCGCATGGGATCGTCTTGATATTATTTATGAAGAGACTGAGAGTCTGTTTAAACGCTCTAAAGCATCCAAAGAGATATGTGAATTAAGAAACATGGTGAATACTGGTTATCTCATCATGCGCCAGGCAATGGAACGTAAAGAGAGCCGCGGATTACATTACACGATAGATTATCCTCACGCAAAGAAATAA
- the dacB gene encoding D-alanyl-D-alanine carboxypeptidase/D-alanyl-D-alanine-endopeptidase — MAAFAQSGLKAKLNKLLKEDFLKTSEVGISIYDLTADKPLYTYQNNKLYRPASIQKLITVITGLSVLGPDHLFSTTLYHTGEIRNDTLNGDLYIVGGLDSEFIDPSMNGLVRMLSQSGIKAVKGKFVADVSMTDSLYWGAGWSWDDAPYSFQPKISPLMLQKGYVEIYANPTKKDSLAELVCVPASSYYSVKNQTVSNNPAMRDLDVSRHWMNNENDIVATGNVETAKRERITVSSSAGFFMHTFIQRAREKGIQLPDYTYGELPEDSSAVFFARLSHPLRLVLQRAMKNSDNLSAEAILYNTAAKESGKKHLNRGDGVKVIQRVISELGFNPKDYNIVDGCGVSLYNYISPELLIAYLKYAYSQKQVFKELYPALPIAGVDGTLGGRMKEGKAYKNVHAKTGSVTGVSSLAGYATVPNGHLIAFSIINQNVMENAKARAFQDKVCELLCE, encoded by the coding sequence ATGGCTGCATTCGCACAGTCTGGACTAAAAGCAAAGTTGAATAAACTGTTGAAAGAGGATTTTCTGAAAACGTCTGAGGTTGGCATCTCTATATATGATCTTACTGCTGATAAGCCACTTTATACTTACCAGAATAATAAACTCTATCGTCCCGCTTCCATTCAAAAACTAATTACGGTCATTACAGGACTTTCTGTTCTCGGTCCGGACCATCTTTTTTCGACAACTCTTTACCATACCGGTGAGATACGGAACGACACCCTGAATGGCGATCTTTATATAGTTGGCGGACTTGATTCCGAATTTATTGATCCCAGTATGAACGGATTGGTTAGAATGCTTAGCCAATCAGGCATAAAAGCAGTAAAAGGTAAGTTTGTTGCAGATGTTTCGATGACAGATTCTCTCTATTGGGGAGCAGGCTGGTCGTGGGATGATGCCCCTTATTCTTTTCAGCCAAAGATCTCTCCGTTAATGCTTCAAAAAGGATATGTGGAAATATACGCCAATCCTACAAAAAAGGATTCTTTGGCAGAGCTGGTCTGTGTTCCGGCTTCATCTTATTACTCGGTAAAGAACCAGACAGTAAGCAATAACCCGGCAATGAGGGATCTTGATGTTTCCCGCCATTGGATGAATAACGAAAATGATATTGTAGCTACCGGAAATGTAGAAACAGCAAAACGAGAACGTATTACGGTATCCAGCTCTGCCGGTTTCTTTATGCACACATTCATACAAAGGGCCAGGGAGAAAGGCATTCAATTGCCTGATTATACTTACGGAGAACTACCGGAAGACTCATCCGCTGTTTTCTTTGCCCGTCTTTCTCATCCGCTTCGTCTGGTTTTGCAGCGCGCAATGAAGAATAGTGATAATCTTTCGGCAGAAGCAATTCTCTATAATACCGCAGCAAAGGAGTCCGGAAAGAAACATCTGAATCGTGGGGATGGGGTGAAGGTTATTCAACGGGTTATCTCTGAATTGGGATTCAACCCGAAGGATTACAACATTGTGGATGGTTGCGGGGTTTCCCTATATAATTATATCTCTCCAGAACTTCTGATTGCCTATCTGAAATATGCGTACTCGCAGAAGCAAGTATTTAAGGAACTTTATCCGGCTCTTCCCATAGCTGGGGTCGACGGTACACTTGGAGGACGGATGAAAGAAGGGAAAGCCTATAAGAATGTGCATGCCAAAACGGGATCTGTGACAGGAGTCAGCTCGTTGGCCGGTTATGCCACTGTACCCAACGGACATCTTATCGCTTTCTCAATCATTAATCAGAATGTAATGGAGAATGCTAAAGCAAGAGCATTCCAGGATAAGGTTTGTGAATTGCTTTGTGAGTAA
- the lpdA gene encoding dihydrolipoyl dehydrogenase — MKYDVIIIGGGPAGYTAAEAAGKAGLSVLLFEKQSLGGVCLNEGCIPTKTLLYSAKIYDYARHASKYAVTVSEASFDLPKIIARKAKVVRKLVLGVKSKLTSSNVTIITGQGTIINKNTVQCNGETYECDNLILCTGSETFVPPIPGVDQISYWTHRDALDNKELPSSLVIVGGGVIGMEFASFFNSLGVEVTVIEMLDEILGGMDKELSALLRADYSKRGIRFLLSTKVTAFEKTEQGTNISFENSEGTGILLAEKLLMSVGRRPVTEGFGLENLSLERTERRCIKVDEHMQSSVEGVYVCGDLTGCSLLAHTAVREAEVAVHHILGKQDKMSYRAIPGVVYTNPEIAGVGQTEESLLAAGTIYKTIKLPMAFSGRFVAENEGVNGMCKILVGDDDTILGVHVYGNPASEIITIAVMAVELRLKAEEWKHIVFPHPTVGEIFREAL, encoded by the coding sequence ATGAAATATGATGTAATTATTATAGGAGGGGGACCGGCCGGCTATACGGCTGCTGAAGCTGCCGGAAAGGCAGGACTGAGCGTGCTCCTTTTTGAAAAGCAGAGTTTAGGTGGGGTATGTCTGAACGAAGGTTGTATTCCTACCAAAACTTTACTTTATTCGGCAAAGATATATGATTATGCCCGGCATGCTTCAAAATATGCTGTAACAGTTTCTGAAGCATCTTTTGATCTGCCTAAAATTATAGCCCGAAAAGCTAAGGTGGTGCGTAAACTGGTGCTTGGGGTAAAGTCAAAGCTGACAAGCAGCAATGTCACTATAATTACAGGGCAGGGAACGATAATCAACAAGAATACTGTGCAATGCAATGGTGAGACTTATGAATGTGACAACCTGATTCTTTGTACGGGTTCCGAAACTTTTGTTCCTCCCATTCCGGGAGTGGATCAAATTAGTTACTGGACACATAGGGATGCTTTGGATAATAAAGAACTTCCCTCTTCATTGGTTATTGTTGGAGGTGGCGTTATCGGGATGGAGTTTGCTTCTTTCTTTAACAGCCTTGGAGTAGAGGTCACAGTTATTGAGATGCTTGATGAAATCCTTGGTGGAATGGATAAAGAACTTTCCGCTTTGCTTAGAGCTGATTATTCAAAGAGAGGCATCAGGTTTTTGCTTAGTACTAAAGTCACAGCATTTGAAAAGACAGAACAAGGAACAAATATTTCATTTGAAAATAGCGAAGGTACTGGAATTCTTTTAGCAGAAAAACTACTGATGAGTGTTGGTCGCCGGCCGGTTACCGAAGGTTTCGGACTGGAAAACCTTTCTTTGGAAAGGACCGAACGCAGATGTATTAAAGTAGACGAGCACATGCAATCTTCCGTGGAAGGAGTTTATGTTTGCGGTGATCTTACCGGATGCTCTCTTCTTGCTCATACCGCTGTTCGCGAAGCCGAAGTTGCAGTCCATCATATTCTTGGCAAACAGGATAAAATGAGTTACCGGGCAATTCCAGGTGTTGTCTATACCAATCCGGAAATTGCAGGAGTGGGACAAACGGAAGAAAGTTTGCTGGCAGCAGGAACCATTTATAAGACGATTAAACTCCCAATGGCCTTTTCCGGAAGATTTGTAGCCGAGAATGAAGGAGTAAATGGCATGTGTAAAATCCTGGTTGGTGACGATGATACAATTTTGGGTGTACATGTTTATGGAAATCCGGCATCAGAGATAATAACGATCGCTGTGATGGCGGTGGAACTTAGATTAAAAGCAGAGGAATGGAAACATATTGTTTTTCCACATCCTACGGTAGGTGAAATATTCAGGGAGGCTTTGTGA
- a CDS encoding PH domain-containing protein, with amino-acid sequence MNRIYHARIVWYHYMYIILLLAMLIAILMDRDFIFGGLYILFLVYVIDKILHTVYTITPDHFLIISKGKFSKKKVIPINEINLIDEIFSLKIAGIAVTKFILIKHNNKYYSLLPDKQTELLKLLNEE; translated from the coding sequence ATGAATAGAATATATCATGCACGGATAGTCTGGTACCATTACATGTATATTATTTTGCTACTGGCAATGTTGATTGCTATACTTATGGATAGAGACTTTATCTTCGGAGGCTTATATATTTTGTTTCTGGTTTATGTGATTGATAAGATTCTTCATACAGTTTATACAATAACCCCTGATCATTTTCTTATCATCTCTAAGGGTAAGTTTTCAAAGAAGAAAGTTATTCCCATTAACGAAATAAATTTGATTGATGAGATCTTTTCGCTCAAAATAGCCGGGATAGCGGTTACAAAGTTTATTTTGATTAAACACAATAATAAATACTATTCTTTGCTTCCTGACAAGCAAACGGAATTATTGAAGTTACTGAATGAAGAATGA
- a CDS encoding acetyl-CoA hydrolase/transferase family protein, with protein sequence MSLKFITAEEAASFIKDGDNVGFSGFTPAGAPKVIPLAIAEKAIAEHAKGNPFKIGVLTGASSGDSLDGALTRANAIRFRAPYQTNKSMRTAINNGDVQYEDLHLSEMAQQVRYGFMGKVNVAVIEACEVTADGKIYLTTAGGNVPTFCRLAEKIIIELNSHHSKGLMGMHDMYEPADPPYRRELAVYSPSTRIGLPYVQVDPAKIVGIVETNTPDEARSFVAADDVTTQIGNNVASFLARELKAGRIPSTFLPLQSGVGNVANAVLGALGQDKDVPAFEMYTEVIQDSVIDLMLQGRIKFGSCCSLTVTDECLQTIYNNIDFFKEKIVMRPAEISNSPEIIRRLGVISINTAIEADIYGNINSTHIGGVKMMNGIGGSGDFTRNAYMSIFTCPSIAKGGNISAIVPMVSHSDHSEHSVNVLITELGVADLRGKSPVQKAQAIIENCVHPDYKQLLWDYMKLAGPKGHTPHRIDAALAFHTALAKKGDMRAVNWADYEK encoded by the coding sequence ATGTCATTAAAGTTTATTACCGCAGAAGAAGCTGCAAGCTTCATTAAAGATGGAGATAATGTTGGTTTTAGTGGATTTACGCCAGCAGGAGCTCCCAAAGTTATCCCTCTCGCTATAGCAGAAAAAGCAATAGCTGAGCATGCCAAAGGCAATCCTTTCAAGATTGGAGTACTTACCGGAGCATCCTCAGGGGATTCTCTTGACGGTGCACTTACCCGCGCCAATGCAATAAGGTTCCGCGCTCCTTATCAAACCAACAAATCAATGAGAACCGCCATTAATAATGGAGATGTTCAATATGAAGATCTTCATCTTTCAGAAATGGCACAACAGGTTCGCTATGGTTTCATGGGAAAAGTAAATGTAGCCGTTATTGAAGCATGCGAAGTGACTGCAGATGGTAAAATATATCTGACCACAGCCGGTGGAAATGTTCCAACCTTCTGCCGCCTGGCCGAAAAGATTATTATCGAGCTAAACAGCCACCACAGCAAAGGCTTAATGGGTATGCACGACATGTATGAACCAGCAGATCCTCCTTACAGAAGAGAACTGGCCGTTTACTCTCCTTCTACCCGCATCGGACTTCCATACGTACAGGTTGATCCAGCCAAAATAGTGGGAATTGTGGAAACCAATACTCCTGATGAAGCACGTAGCTTTGTTGCAGCTGATGATGTTACCACACAGATTGGCAATAATGTTGCATCCTTCCTGGCACGCGAGTTAAAAGCCGGACGCATACCTTCCACTTTCCTCCCGCTTCAATCGGGTGTAGGAAATGTAGCTAATGCTGTATTGGGTGCATTGGGACAAGATAAAGATGTTCCTGCTTTTGAAATGTATACCGAAGTTATCCAGGATTCAGTTATTGATTTGATGCTTCAGGGAAGAATCAAGTTTGGAAGCTGCTGTTCACTGACCGTAACAGATGAATGCCTGCAAACAATCTATAACAATATTGATTTCTTCAAAGAAAAAATAGTGATGCGCCCCGCCGAGATATCCAATAGTCCGGAAATTATCCGTCGTCTCGGAGTAATCAGTATCAACACAGCCATTGAGGCGGATATCTATGGAAATATCAACTCTACCCACATTGGCGGAGTGAAAATGATGAATGGCATTGGTGGTTCAGGTGACTTTACAAGAAATGCCTATATGTCTATCTTTACTTGCCCGTCTATTGCAAAGGGTGGAAATATCAGCGCCATTGTTCCAATGGTTTCTCACTCTGATCATAGCGAACATTCAGTAAACGTACTTATCACTGAATTAGGAGTAGCCGATCTTAGAGGAAAAAGTCCGGTGCAGAAAGCACAGGCTATTATTGAAAACTGCGTACATCCTGACTACAAACAGCTGTTATGGGATTATATGAAATTAGCCGGACCAAAAGGTCATACTCCACACCGCATTGATGCAGCTCTTGCTTTCCATACAGCATTAGCAAAAAAAGGAGATATGAGAGCAGTAAACTGGGCCGATTACGAGAAATAA
- the epsC gene encoding serine O-acetyltransferase EpsC, whose protein sequence is MSPMNFTHILTQAVDELSESESYKGLMHQHKDGEPLPSAKILQDIIELSRSILFPGYFGNSTVNSRTISYHIGVNIEKLFGLLTKQIMAGLCFSSSEECEEDTEAKQVKAADLAAKLISKFPELRRILATDVEAAYNGDPAAQSFGEVICCYPAIKAITNYRIAHELVKLDVPLIPRIITEMAHSETGIDIHPAAQIGSHFTIDHGTGVVIGATSIIGNNVKLYQGVTLGAKSFPLDEEGKPIKGILRHPILEDDVIVYSNATILGRITIGKGATVGGNIWVTEDVPAGARIVQTKAKK, encoded by the coding sequence ATGAGTCCAATGAATTTCACTCACATTCTGACACAAGCCGTTGATGAGCTTTCGGAAAGCGAATCATATAAAGGGCTGATGCACCAGCATAAAGACGGAGAACCGTTACCTTCGGCTAAGATACTGCAAGATATTATTGAGCTTTCGCGTTCTATACTTTTTCCTGGCTATTTCGGGAATTCAACAGTGAATAGTCGTACAATCAGTTACCACATCGGAGTAAATATTGAAAAATTGTTTGGCTTACTGACAAAGCAGATCATGGCCGGATTATGTTTTAGTTCCTCAGAAGAGTGTGAAGAAGATACTGAAGCGAAACAAGTAAAAGCTGCTGATTTAGCTGCTAAACTTATCAGCAAATTTCCCGAATTGCGCCGCATATTGGCAACAGATGTTGAAGCTGCTTATAATGGAGACCCTGCTGCTCAAAGTTTTGGAGAAGTTATCTGCTGTTATCCAGCCATTAAGGCAATCACCAATTATAGAATCGCACACGAACTGGTAAAACTTGATGTGCCTCTTATTCCTCGTATTATTACAGAAATGGCGCATTCTGAAACAGGAATTGATATTCATCCGGCAGCACAGATAGGGAGTCATTTTACCATTGACCACGGAACAGGAGTGGTAATTGGTGCCACTAGTATCATAGGCAACAATGTGAAACTCTATCAGGGAGTAACGCTTGGAGCTAAAAGTTTTCCTCTTGACGAAGAAGGAAAGCCTATCAAAGGAATATTGCGTCACCCTATCCTGGAAGACGATGTGATAGTTTATTCTAATGCTACAATTCTTGGACGTATAACAATTGGGAAAGGTGCTACTGTAGGTGGAAATATCTGGGTCACCGAAGATGTGCCGGCAGGAGCAAGAATCGTACAAACAAAAGCCAAAAAATAA
- a CDS encoding S9 family peptidase has translation MKRLMMAFGTALLLSAGVVAQNLKTFDLDDLIPGGATYAQHVPENIYGLQWWGDICIKPDIDKIVSINPASKIKETTIATLEQVNKALKDQKLGQIHHFYSISFPFEEKKIMKIEMPLKSIFYDFRLQKVIKVIDVKEKAANSDFCKDNGSIAYTIDNNLYIADSKGENIQITNEPKGVVCGQSVHRNEFGISKGTYWSPKGNYLAFYRMDERMVADYPFENIDTRITTVNPGKYPMAGMTSHEVTIGIYNIATGKTVYLQAGNPKDRYFTNIAWSPDEKSIYFIELNRDQNHSQLFRYNAESGVKENMLIEESNPKYVEPQNPILFLKGDNTKFIYQSQRDGFNHLYLYNIDGKLIKQLTKGSWLVKEVLGFDDKGDNIYISSTEVSPLEVQTYKVNLKTGKRTRITQVAGTHTALLSGSGKYVIDRYVSTSTPRCIDLIDVTKGKVNNLLTASNPYEGYKTPAIEMGTIKAEDGVTDLYYRLIKPVDFDPSKKYPTIIYVYGGPHAQVVNNTWLGGARGWEIYMASKGYVMFSVDNRGSENRGLNFEQATFRQLGVIEAKDQMKGVEFLKSLPFVDANRIGVHGWSFGGFMTTNLMLRYPDAFKVGVAGGPVIDWSYYEVMYGERYMDTPESNPEGYKECNMKLKAGNLKGHLLVIHGGVDPTCVPQHTFSFMKACVEAGTYPDLFIYPGHEHGVVGKDRVHLNNKMTQYFDEFLK, from the coding sequence ATGAAGAGATTGATGATGGCATTTGGTACAGCTTTGCTCTTATCTGCTGGGGTAGTAGCACAAAATCTAAAGACATTTGACCTTGATGATTTGATTCCGGGAGGAGCTACTTATGCACAACATGTTCCCGAGAATATTTATGGATTACAATGGTGGGGAGATATCTGCATAAAGCCGGATATCGATAAAATTGTTTCTATAAATCCTGCTAGTAAAATAAAGGAAACTACAATTGCAACTCTAGAGCAGGTAAACAAGGCTTTGAAAGATCAGAAGCTAGGACAGATTCATCATTTTTACTCCATTTCCTTTCCTTTTGAAGAAAAGAAAATCATGAAAATTGAAATGCCTCTGAAAAGCATTTTTTATGATTTTAGATTGCAGAAAGTTATCAAGGTTATTGATGTTAAAGAGAAGGCTGCGAATAGTGACTTCTGCAAAGATAACGGTTCAATTGCTTATACCATTGATAATAATCTTTATATCGCTGATTCGAAAGGAGAAAATATACAGATTACTAATGAACCAAAAGGGGTTGTTTGCGGACAAAGTGTGCATCGCAACGAATTTGGAATTTCAAAAGGAACTTACTGGTCTCCAAAGGGAAACTATTTAGCTTTCTACAGAATGGACGAACGTATGGTTGCCGATTATCCTTTTGAAAATATAGATACGCGCATCACTACCGTGAATCCAGGTAAGTATCCAATGGCAGGAATGACCAGTCATGAAGTTACTATTGGAATTTACAACATAGCTACCGGGAAAACTGTTTATCTACAAGCTGGTAATCCCAAAGACCGCTATTTTACCAATATAGCATGGAGCCCGGACGAAAAGAGCATTTATTTCATTGAACTGAACCGTGATCAGAATCACTCACAACTTTTTCGATATAATGCGGAAAGTGGCGTGAAGGAGAATATGCTCATTGAAGAAAGCAATCCAAAATATGTGGAACCTCAGAATCCTATATTATTTTTGAAAGGTGATAATACCAAATTCATTTATCAGAGCCAGCGCGATGGATTTAATCACTTATACCTATATAATATAGATGGTAAGCTTATAAAGCAACTGACTAAAGGTAGCTGGTTGGTAAAAGAAGTTCTTGGCTTTGATGATAAAGGAGATAACATTTATATTTCATCTACAGAAGTCAGTCCATTGGAGGTTCAAACATATAAAGTAAATTTAAAAACAGGTAAACGTACACGTATAACCCAGGTAGCAGGAACTCATACTGCATTACTTTCGGGTTCGGGTAAATATGTTATTGACAGATATGTATCTACCAGTACTCCTCGCTGCATTGATCTTATTGATGTAACTAAAGGAAAGGTAAATAATTTGCTTACTGCAAGCAATCCTTATGAAGGTTATAAAACTCCTGCTATCGAGATGGGCACAATCAAGGCTGAGGACGGGGTGACCGATCTTTATTACCGATTGATTAAACCGGTTGATTTTGATCCGTCAAAAAAATATCCTACAATTATTTATGTATATGGTGGTCCTCATGCACAAGTTGTGAATAATACATGGTTAGGCGGAGCTCGTGGTTGGGAAATATATATGGCAAGTAAGGGCTATGTAATGTTCAGCGTGGATAATCGGGGAAGCGAGAATCGCGGGCTTAATTTTGAGCAAGCTACTTTCCGTCAGTTAGGTGTGATAGAAGCTAAGGATCAGATGAAGGGTGTAGAGTTTCTTAAGAGTCTTCCTTTTGTTGATGCCAACCGTATTGGTGTGCATGGATGGAGCTTCGGCGGATTTATGACAACAAATCTGATGCTTCGTTATCCTGATGCATTTAAAGTCGGAGTAGCCGGCGGGCCAGTTATTGATTGGAGTTACTATGAAGTGATGTATGGTGAACGTTACATGGATACACCTGAAAGTAATCCGGAAGGCTATAAAGAGTGCAACATGAAACTAAAAGCCGGAAACCTGAAAGGACATCTGCTTGTAATTCACGGTGGAGTAGATCCTACTTGCGTTCCTCAGCACACATTCTCTTTCATGAAAGCTTGCGTTGAAGCCGGCACTTATCCGGATTTGTTTATCTATCCCGGACATGAGCATGGTGTGGTGGGTAAAGATCGTGTACATTTAAATAATAAAATGACTCAGTACTTTGATGAGTTTCTTAAATAA